The Meriones unguiculatus strain TT.TT164.6M chromosome 3, Bangor_MerUng_6.1, whole genome shotgun sequence genomic sequence aaactgtaattaatataaaaactaaaaatttaattaaaaaagtgtgTCTTTCTGAACTTTACATTGTTATCTAAGATTTTCTCCATCAGATCCACTAACAAAAACATCTTTACTTACTGTTATCAGCAGTCTACttctccaaattctttctaagggtgGCGGTCATTGCTAACATTCTACACCACTCTGTTCTTTCTGAGGGTGTTGGAcgaatcattaatctgctccaggaGCAATGTTTGTAAGTGCCAGTTATACTGCCCATTGAGTGGCTGGAAGCTCCCTTAGAGTTCTCATACAGCCCATGTGTAATGATGGATGTGGTGACcatgaagaccaacagagcaaacctCTACAACAGCATTAAGTCCTCAGGATATATAGCCTCGGGATTCTGCCTCTCCAGGGCACACCCATGCGGTTGTGCTAACTGGTGGGCAGCATTTCATGGGTTCTAAAGCTGCTTTGCTGTTCCTCCACCATGGCCCTCAACAGATTTCATCGTTTCTTTCAGGAATAATTGTTATGAGTAATAATTATATACTCGGGTCATTTTTTGGtatacagggttttttttgttgcaaatttattttattttttaatagtttattcaccttatatcctgattgtaggctcttcccttgtctcctctagGCCCCATCCTaactccctcttccctccatcctcctttcctagtcctcagaaatagtcagacctcctcccctaccatctgcctccagcctatcaagtctcattagggctgccaggggcaagtgatcaaagagtagacaATGGAGGCCATGTCAGAGCCAGGCTCTGCAACCCTTACTAGGCGAataacatggagactgagctgcctatgtgctacatctgagcaggggccctAGATCccctccttgcatggtccttggttggtgcatcaccCTCTGTAGGCttttctgggcccagatttggtggctttgttggtctccttgtggagctcctgtctccttgggtcctcctctcccttcgttcttccataaaactccctgcactctgcccaaagtttgactgtagtctcaacatctgttttgatcccctgctgggtaagTCTATCAGAGGGCATTTATGTTAGGCTCcagccctgttccctgtctccaagtgtgtctgtgtctattctatttgcccttctgaatgaaatttaagtatcttccctagggtcttccttgttttttagatactttaggtctgtggattttagtagggttatcctgtattatatggataatatctgctcataagtgagtataaaccatgcatatctttctggttctgggtttcctcattcaggatgatcttttctagctccatccatttgcctgcaaatttcataatttccttgtttttaatagctgagtagtattccattgcgtaaatgtaccacaatttcattacccattcttcagttgagggacatctaggttgtctccagattctggatattctgaataaagcttctatgaacatagttgagcaaatgtccttgttgtatggtgaagcatcttttgggcatatatgCCCAGGcatggtatagctgagtcttgaggtagagctattcccaattttctgaggaagcactggattgatttccactgtggttgtacaagtttgtactggcactagcaatggaggaaggttcccctttttccacatcctcaccagaaagTGCTGTCATCTgcgtttttggtcttagccattcttatgggtgtaagatgaaatctcagagtagtaTTGATTTGCAggtctctgatgactaaggacgttgagcatttctttaagtgtttctctgccattcaatattcctctgtttagaattctctgtttagctctgtaccccatttttaaattagatcaTTCGGTTTGTTgcattttaatttcttcagtttttatatattttggatattagcactctgtcagatgtagggtggatgaagatcttttcccagcctttaggctgctgttttgttgatactttcctttgctttacagaagcttttcagtttcatgaggtcccatttattaattgttgattttagagcctgtgctgttggtgttctgttcaggaagttgtctcctgtgccaatgagtttaaggctcttccccactttttcttctaacagatttagagtgtccggttttatgttaaggtctctGATCCTCTCAGACTTCAGTTTTGTATAGGGTGATAAACATgggtatatttgcatttttctacatgtagacatccaattagaccagcaccatttgttgaaaagctatattttccattgtatggttttggcttctttgtcaaaaatcaagcatccgtaagtgtgtgggtttatttctgggtctgtcTATTCGATCCCATTGAGCcatcagcctgtttctatgctatTACCATgccattttattattgttgctctataatgcagcttgagatcaggaatggatatacctccagaagatcttttattgcacatgattgttttagctatcctgtttatgtttgtttttttgttaatgaatttcagaattgttctttcaaggtttgtaaagaattgtgttggtattttgatgggaattgcattgaatctgtagattgcttttggtaggatggccacttttactatgttaatcttactcatccatgagcatggaagatctttccatcttctgatatcttcttcaattgctttcttcagagagttgaaacttttttatacaggtctttcacttgcttggcttaAGTTACAGAATGATACTTTATGTTACTTGTatttattgtgaagggtgtttttcccctaatttctttctcattctgtttgtcttttatatacaggaagaTTACAGTATATAAGTTTCTATGAGTCTGTTGTGAACAAATGccaatgatttattttttcttttttattgacaCTGATCAAATTAAGGTAAACAGTATATTCACCCAACAATATATTGCTCATGGTTTTAGTTTGAGAATGGTTCAAATCTCACCTCTTAGTTACTCTGGAACACACAAAACATTTTAACATGTacagtttaaatatttttattagtgtgGTTTAATTACcttatgacatttatttattgcatGTGTGAGATCTAAATACAAATTTTGagccccctctttcttctttcatcatTTAGGTCCCAGGATATAACTCAGATTCTCAGGCTTTGTTGAATTTGACTTTGAACCCTAAACCATCTTGCGTGTCTGCATTTTGTATCATTGATGCATTTTCTCATTTCTATTCTTTCAAATgtgttaaaaaaataagtgtCTAATAAGAGGCAGGAAGTGCTTTGGAGGAACCATTCTCATCCTAAAGGTTCAAAACCATTGATAATTATTAAGACTGAAAGGTATTTTGTATAATTTCAGTGTAATTtatactattcctaattatcaTGAGTAAACTGCTTTCCACCTctgcttcccttttttttttcttcttggtacACTGGGGATGTTGGACCAGCTCTCTATTATTATTGAGCTACAACCTCAGCACTCACTTCCTGtcttcactctttctctctctcacacctcTCCTGCTGACATTGTCATTGCCTTAATGTAAAGACAGTGTCCTGTAAACAGTGCTGGCCTGCACAGGACTTAGGaatcttctctttgtttttagaCTTTGCAGTTTATATACACATCCCAATTAGATTTGAAAACAGTCATGTCTTCTTTTGAGTAACACCAGATTTATGTTGCTGTCATTGCAGAACTAAAGGAGGGCTCTCCAGAGACATCTCTTTActagagtaggaaaaaaaaaaaaaaaaaaaaaaaacactttcctTGCATCACGTAGTATTATGttagttgttggtataatgttcttttgaaatgtatacacctgattcttgctcattcaaatgatgattcccccacccccaccccacactctctggttttaatccggatattgcattgtgatacttattaagcctcctgtctcaactttgtgtaaacaggccaaaataaagcaactaaccacaatgttgtgcaatgggaggagccagaggacaggaaagaggggaggagcagaaggcaggaaagaagtgggaggagaaagggtaagagagagctaggagagcagggCTGGAAAACAGATCTTGGAATGACTtggagatgaaccagacctaataTATcagtaaaagcaagtataatggggaaatctaaatgttaggaaattatgagtgcttggaggtttaggatggagtaattattgcccagcattgtgttctcgGTTAATTAAATAAAGCCAGTCTCTGTGTGGAGATTTGATTATAcacctgtttaggattaacagcaacttTTACCAGAAGAtacatcaatagtaaatattaatcgtcactTCTAACAGTTAGTTAAAGTCACAACACATTCTCCTGTACCTTCAGAGGAATGTCATCCTGTATGCTGACAGAACTCATTTACAATCATTATCTAAGGGCAGGCTGTAGCTACCAGGGAGGCACTGAGTTTTCTTAAACCAGCAAACTGTGGCCCATATCTTGATCCATATCTCCTCTTTCCCTTGACTGCCAAGCAACTTGGCCTACTCTCTGTACCATTTCCACAGTTCTGCTACTTGCTCACAGCGAATCTTTATAGTAGACTTTCTGGTGTTTTGGTGTGAGCCTGTGCACACTCTGTTTCTCCGTATACCTTACCTGTGGGGTGTTCCTGTCCCTTATCTGTCTGTTCTGCTGGAACTGCTGAGATTTTCTCTAGGTTAATGAGTACTCTAAGTGCTCCTGTCTGCAGAAGTCCCACAAGTTTCCATATAAAAAAGGTAGACTCTTGCGATGGATATTTATCCTGACCTGTTTTTTTACCTAGATTAACATGACTCACTGAGTTTGGCATAAGCATTCTGAAGGAATATAAAACAATCACTCTTGCTGAAAATACAAAGGAACAGAAGCAATTGAAGTGGGATATATTTACCTTAGGCAGGGGCTTGGCAGGTCTGCAGTGGAGTCCACCAACAAAATCAAAATTTGGTAAGACAGGGTGAGGAAATTCCAAATCCCAGTAGGTTCGAATGAGCCAGATATCTGCCTTCCCCATAGTCTCTGTGAGTGTTGTGGGTCTTCCTAAAGAAAGAGTGAAGGTATAAGCCATGATGCAATGTCAGGTGATGATGAATATGCTAGGAGGCCTTCTGGAAACACACTTCCTAATGCCACCAGAGATGTTTACAAGTGTGTGTGGTTTGACATGAAAAATAGCTCTTtaaatgtatgtacatgtacatatgtatgtgtgtgtatgtttaataAGAGTTTGTAATATGTATGTTGCTCATTCCTATGCTTAGAGATATATAAAGTCACTGAGTGAGTGACTTCTGAGAAGATACCACATCTATAACTCACCGTGAGTTGGTAATTCATGGTTACCAACTATGTAATTATACCATTGAAATCTAATTAAATGCCATTATCTATGAATATGGCCTTTCATACTAAGAGTGGCACCTTTCCCTGGAACTATCCATTTGGCTTGCAATATTTAGCAGCTGAAAACTTCCTCTAAGTGAACTGAGAATTTTGTgctgtcttcttttgttttgagctAGTTGGATGGAGCCCAGGGTAGTCCTCAAGTCACCATGTAGccaaagctgaccttgaactccagatcccTTCCTCCTCATCTCAACTGCAGGGACTGCAGGTGTATGCAGCAAAGTTCAGTGTAAGCATTTGTGGGGATTCTGTTTTAgcatttcattttgagacagggtcctactAAATAATGCTGGATGACCTTGAAGAGAACTTTTGAGTATGCCTGAGTTTCCTGTCCTGGTCCTGCTCTTACATTATGACAGACTGTAGAATAATTAGGTTTGTATAATGTTTGCAGATAGTAAAGGATAGCAAGTCTTAGAATATGAAAAGTGGCATCTATTCCCtataatttttcctttaaaaaaaagatactgttTAAAACTGTGCAACTAAAATTTCCATGTCCACACTTCAATACTGTAGGATTTTAAAAGTTATCCATTGAattgcactgtgtgtgtgtgtgtgtgtgtgtgtgttaaggtcATAGGTCAGAGGACATTTTGTAGGAAGGCATTTTGTCTTATCACTCCTTAGGTCCTGTGAACATATGTAAGGTGTTCAGCATCTAGGCAACatgtacctttacctgctgagccattgtATGGCACCATTACAACTTCAAAAGAGAATTTTGAACACACGGTGAGTGAATATGGATTTTCTAACATGTTATACTCATAAACTTACATTGTCTGGGAGAGACAATGTATAGTCACAACTGTGAAGAAACTCATATATAAGGTCggaaaatatttgaaatcttaaataaaatattcagCCTAAAGTGATACGATTCCCGCGCTACGTAGATAACTGTGCTCGTATCTGTGTTAGGCCTCAAGCTGTATGTTTGTCAGCAAATAAGACATTCAATGAGTTAAAAACAAGTATTCCAGGGATCAttcagatggttcagtgggttaaAGCGCTGGCTTTGCAATGGTGGCAAACATACTTCTGTCCTCAGCATATGCATAAAGGATAAAAGAGAATAGGCTCCAGAATAGGCTCCTGAAtttcacatatgtgcagggaCACAGCCTCCTAATCACTACACTAgatgatgaggaggagggggaggatgaTGATAAATACCATCCAGGATAAATATGTTAAAATGGGAGATAAAAAAAGGTAGTAAATAACTATGAACTTGCTTAgggaaaccaaaaaccaaaaacaaaacgaaacaaaacaaaacaaaacaaaacagaaaaaacccGCATTGCTAGGTGAGTATATGCCTTTCTGAAGTGTCCTGTGTTACTCAGACAAGCCTTTCAAGGTTGCCATTGGGGCACAGGTTTTTCTACAATGCTTTAAATTTGGCAGGTAATTtcacagtggtttttttttttaaaccattttaCTTATAACTAGCtaccttgttcttctttctttttttttttttaagatttgatttctttattttatgcatattagtgctctaAGAGGGTACTAGAaggtgtagatggttgtgagtcaccatgtggttgctgggaattgaactcaggacttctggaagggcagcaggtgctcttaaacGCTggaccctctctccatctcctacCCTGCTCTTTCCAGTGCAACTTCAATGACACAGCAAATTTAGAACACTGTAGTTAAAGGGAACATGACACTTACCTAATACTTCACTGTAAATCTGATTCCACCTCTTCTCACAAAATGTTTGGAACCAAAAGTCAAAATAAATCATGTAGATTACATTTTTCACCCTCTCCATGAATGTCATTCTATCGGTCAATTCTGACAGAGCAACAGGGACATAGGATGGAGGCAGTGGGAGTCCTCCACTATATCTTTCATATGTGGAGCCAAAAAAGAAGCGGAGACTGTACACTAGGGGTGTCTTGAGAATCTCAGCCAGCAACTCTCCACAGGGTAAGAACGGATCTGCTAGAACGACATCAAAGCTTGATTTCTGTAGTTTTGTCATGAGTTCCTTGTTAAAAACTACATCTTTGCAGAGACTTTCAGAATATTCTGACTCAGCCAAAGTAAGTTCAAGCAGCATTGGAAAGTATCCCCAAAACGATTGCTTTGGCAGCTCATAAAGGTACTTATTGATGGATTCCAGAAAAAGTTTCTCTAAATCAGCCGTGGAATATGAAACAGGGTAAATCTCAAACTCAATAGCAGATGTGTTTTCAGCCTTGTAAGAAAGGGAAACTGAAGGTATCAGAACAGTCACTTCATGACCCTTTTTCACAAGCTCATCCAGGATTGTCTTTAAGTTGAGCCAGTGGCTGAATTCCATTGGCCACACCAGCACCTTCCCACTGTTGCCAGATTCAAAGAAGACACTCAGCtgtagcaggagcaggagcagggctGCTGTCATTTTCATAGACATCCTGGCTAAATTCAGAGCTTCCTTTCGAATGGTGATAGTTCAGCTCTTGCAGCCATAGAAAGAGTAATACTCAATTAGTTAATGTATAACTTTTACCCAGCACAGCAAACAGACATGGGGTGGTCATAGCCTCTGGATGGATGGCAAGTGCCAAAacagggaggcagatgcaaggTGAGGAATAACCCCTGATCTTGAATGTGTTATGTACTTGGAGCACCCTGGATGGTAAGATCTCTCACTCTGTCTCCTTCATAAAAAGTCTTGAGTAAAGACATAAGGGTtgggtcacattttttttttctatcacagttcagtgttttgtttttttttttttcatgtgaatgCTGCCAGCATCAGTGAGATACCATACTCTTTAATGATTTTAGGTACATGGCTCAGTGGTCCATACTGTAATGTTAAAAATCACAGTGCAATTACATTTAGGGGAACAGGAAGCCCTGTTCTTTTAGCTTTTTTAGTGGCTCTAGCTCTACACAACCATGAATCTTCTTCCCTACTTCACTATCAGACTATTTAAAGAATGGACCTCAAGGACTTAGAATTTCCCCAATAACCTTCTGCCTGGAGAAGAAATATTGATGGCTGGAGGTACCCAGAGGAGGAATTTGTTTCCAGGAGAGTCATTTACAAGCTAGGGTAGGCTACCATTTCTGAAGAGACTAGGGGCTAAATATCATGGTGGATAAGAGGTCACACCATGCCTGGACTGATTAGCTATGGATATGTCTTGTCAGAATCCCGAAGATGGAGTTGGGACGGGGGACTGTCTCTTTTTGTCTCCCTAAATGGTCATATTAAATAAATCTGCTTTTTCTGCATTTCACAATTAATTTGGTTCTTTCTGATTGGCTTATttgagggatgtgtgtgtgtgtgtgtgtgtgtgtgtaacctggCTTGTTGGGAGACACAGACCATGACCCCTAAGTTGTATCCTTGTTCTTATTCTGAGCTTTTCATGTAACTGGTATAAAATGGGTGCTGCTATGTGACAGGCTTTGGAGTTTATTCAGTTTAAAGTCCAATCACGTTAAACTAGGTAGACAAGTTTGTTCTAGTTGCTGTTAATCATATTTtgtaacatagaaaaaaaagtactCATTTCTAATTTGATTGAAAGTAGCTTTGTTCCCAACTTCTGACTGCTATTGTTTTTTGTTAATACTCATGCACTATATTTTTGCCATGTTCTATACTTTGATTTCAACCCATTCCTGAGTCTACTTATCATTTGCACACATCATCAAAAACTTAATCCAACTTAATCCCTTATTTTCATTATTGCCTCATGCAGGTAAAATATCATTAGAAAAAGATCAGAGTGCCTCCTTGCctatgccccccccccacacacacaacacccaGGGAACCAGGAGGCCCTGTATCACTGTACAGTTGAGCAAGTTGGGAGAGACAATGGGGTAAATGGGTCCAAGCACAGCCAAGCAAAATCCAGTTTACCTTGAAGAGTGTTTTTCTGGGAGCCCCAAAGTAGGAACCCCACCAAGCAATGTGACAGAGTAGCTCCTCCTGAGTGGGCAGCGATGATAGGGACGCCCGGTAGATCTCTTTGCCAGCCCTGGCATGG encodes the following:
- the LOC110543221 gene encoding UDP-glucuronosyltransferase 2B31-like isoform X2, with the translated sequence MSMKMTAALLLLLLQLSVFFESGNSGKVLVWPMEFSHWLNLKTILDELVKKGHEVTVLIPSVSLSYKAENTSAIEFEIYPVSYSTADLEKLFLESINKYLYELPKQSFWGYFPMLLELTLAESEYSESLCKDVVFNKELMTKLQKSSFDVVLADPFLPCGELLAEILKTPLVYSLRFFFGSTYERYSGGLPLPPSYVPVALSELTDRMTFMERVKNVIYMIYFDFWFQTFCEKRWNQIYSEVLGRPTTLTETMGKADIWLIRTYWDLEFPHPVLPNFDFVGGLHCRPAKPLPKEIEDFVESSGEHGVVVFSLGSMVTNLTAETANMMAAGLAQIPQKVLWRFEGKKPDTLGSNTRLYKWIPQNDLLDQYDNVVHMKAKGAAVRLDFLTMSSTDLLNALKTVTNDPSYKQNAMRLSRIHHDQPVKPLDRAVFWVEYVMRHKGAKHLRPAVHDLSWVQYHSLDVIGFLLACVVTVIFVVTRCCLFCCQKFVKAGKKEKKQ
- the LOC110543221 gene encoding UDP-glucuronosyltransferase 2B31-like isoform X1 produces the protein MSMKMTAALLLLLLQLSVFFESGNSGKVLVWPMEFSHWLNLKTILDELVKKGHEVTVLIPSVSLSYKAENTSAIEFEIYPVSYSTADLEKLFLESINKYLYELPKQSFWGYFPMLLELTLAESEYSESLCKDVVFNKELMTKLQKSSFDVVLADPFLPCGELLAEILKTPLVYSLRFFFGSTYERYSGGLPLPPSYVPVALSELTDRMTFMERVKNVIYMIYFDFWFQTFCEKRWNQIYSEVLGRPTTLTETMGKADIWLIRTYWDLEFPHPVLPNFDFVGGLHCRPAKPLPKEIEDFVESSGEHGVVVFSLGSMVTNLTAETANMMAAGLAQIPQKVLWRFEGKKPDTLGSNTRLYKWIPQNDLLGHPKTRAFITHGGTNGIYEAIYHGIPVIGIPLFADQYDNVVHMKAKGAAVRLDFLTMSSTDLLNALKTVTNDPSYKQNAMRLSRIHHDQPVKPLDRAVFWVEYVMRHKGAKHLRPAVHDLSWVQYHSLDVIGFLLACVVTVIFVVTRCCLFCCQKFVKAGKKEKKQ